The genomic interval GTGGGCTATGGCGAGCCGCGTGAGTACCTGGAGCCCGTGCTGGGAGGAACCCGGCCCGTGCGGGACGCACCTCCGCTCGTCGAACACATGGCGATGGGCACCACGGCCCATGCCGCCGCCGACCAGGGCGCCGAGCGGGACGAGGCCCTCCTCGCGGCGCTCACCCAGCTGACCTCGGCGGTGGACACCCGCGACGTTCCGCGCGCGCTGTCGCTGTATACCGAGCTGGAGCAATTTCCCGCCGCACGTGTGCCCGCGGCGTTCCACTTGTTCATCGGACAGGCCGCGGCCGTGGAAGAGAACTTCCCACTGGCGGTCACCGCGCTGGAGCGCGCCGCGGACGTCGCGCCGGATGCGGACACCGCGCCCCGGGCGCTGGTGCTGCTGGCGCGTGTGCTGGGCGAGCGCATGAACGAAACAGCGCGCGCGGCGGAGGTGTATCGCTACGTGCAACACCGCTATCCGGAGACATCCGCCGCTCGCTTCGCGAGCAAGCACGCACGCTACGAGCCCGAGTGAGGCATTGCGGCGGCCAGACACCGTCCTCACCTTGGCCCCATGCTTCGAACGCTTGGAGTCTGCTGGCTCATCGGTCTTGGCATGCTGACGGGTTGTGACGAGTCCCCTTCGGGAGCGCGTGCATTGGGGCCCGAAGCGGAGTGCGCGGCGACGCTGGCGGCTTTGCGCGTGGTGGTCCTCTCCACAGAAGGCGTGCGGGTGCGCGGCGCCACCGTCACCGCCACCAACCTCACGTCGAGCGTCAGCATCTCCGGCGTCACCGACTCGGACGGCGTCACCACTGCCATCAATGAAACACTCGCCCCCAGCCCGGTGCGCGTGGTGGCCGTCTCCGGGGCCCGCGTGTCGCCCGCGTCCCGCGTCGACTGGGTGTGCGACACGTGCAACTGCGTCCCCGAGCCCTCGGAGCTGACGCTGGAGTTGGCCCCGTAGAACGTCGTCGGGCCCCCAACTTCCCAGGGTTGGCACGGATTTCCGCGCGAGAAAGCAACGGGAGAGGTTGTCTTGGGACTGCCGGCTGCGGTACGGCTGAGACATGCGAGAGACCCGCATGTCCGCCCCCTTCCGCCTTGCCCTCGTCCTCGGAGCCTCCCACCAGTCGGGCGCTCTGAAGTGTACGGTGGCGGGGACGTGTCGTGGCGGGAGCCGCGTTCCCCCTTGGGGGGGTGTATCTCGGCGCTCTACCGTTCCGGTAGCTCCTCGGGTCCGCCAGCATGTCCAGCCATAGTCCGGAACAGTGGCTTCAGTGCTCGCTCGGAGAGCTGACCGAGCGTTTCGTCACCCAGGCGGACCCCGTCCCCTCCGGCCTCCTGGAAGCGCTCGACGCGGACCCGCGCAGGGGCGCTCAATCGCTTGCCCGGCGTATCCGGGCCCGCCAGGAGCGCAACCGCTCCGAGGGCCAGCGCCTGCGCCACCTGCTGCGCTTCGAGATGGAGCTGTGGGAGCAGGGGCACACCCACGTGGCGGGCGTGGACGAGGCGGGCATGGCGCCGCTCGCAGGCCCCGTCGTCGCGGCCGCCGCCG from Myxococcus stipitatus carries:
- a CDS encoding carboxypeptidase regulatory-like domain-containing protein, with product MLRTLGVCWLIGLGMLTGCDESPSGARALGPEAECAATLAALRVVVLSTEGVRVRGATVTATNLTSSVSISGVTDSDGVTTAINETLAPSPVRVVAVSGARVSPASRVDWVCDTCNCVPEPSELTLELAP